Proteins from one Thioflavicoccus mobilis 8321 genomic window:
- a CDS encoding TusE/DsrC/DsvC family sulfur relay protein produces the protein MISVKVSMKATREPLKRTPVVLKFDADGVVTPPVLTDRDGVARFDRQPGSGRVLVSGLQRYDGRLAGEIPIELWSILQPEQDSKGGPGELPSGSNAYPGMSTRRLQVGAQAVLVDSEGYLVDPQDWSEDFARALAAEEGLALTGEHWELIRYLRAYYARHSVQASVRDMIAHFREVWGRERGSNRGLHRLFPRGGPQKQGNRLAGLLRTKGEH, from the coding sequence ATGATCTCAGTCAAGGTCTCGATGAAGGCGACCCGCGAGCCGCTGAAGCGCACCCCCGTGGTGCTGAAATTCGACGCCGATGGGGTCGTGACGCCGCCGGTCCTGACCGATCGCGACGGCGTCGCCCGCTTCGATCGGCAGCCCGGCAGCGGGCGCGTCCTGGTCTCGGGGTTGCAGCGCTACGATGGCCGCCTCGCCGGTGAGATCCCGATCGAGCTCTGGTCCATCCTCCAGCCGGAACAGGACTCCAAGGGCGGGCCTGGCGAGCTGCCGAGCGGCAGCAATGCCTACCCTGGCATGAGCACGCGGCGGCTCCAGGTCGGCGCTCAGGCTGTCCTGGTCGACAGCGAGGGCTATCTCGTCGACCCGCAAGACTGGTCGGAGGACTTCGCCCGCGCGCTCGCCGCCGAGGAGGGCCTCGCCCTGACCGGCGAGCACTGGGAACTGATCCGCTATCTGCGCGCCTACTATGCCCGTCACAGCGTGCAGGCCTCGGTGCGCGACATGATCGCCCACTTCCGCGAGGTCTGGGGGCGCGAGCGCGGCAGCAACCGCGGTCTGCATCGGCTGTTCCCGCGCGGTGGGCCGCAGAAGCAGGGCAACCGCCTGGCCGGGCTGCTGCGCACCAAGGGAGAGCACTGA
- a CDS encoding Na+/H+ antiporter subunit A: MLLIAFLIGFPALAALAVAFAPTPSLRSQLVRWSAVVLAAVSAALAAVYFRSEPQFFSLGEGAGHLLDLAFMIGGLVVAAVLLFSCRRVKGKEWAIPALIVVQTSLMLVAELGPAHPVVENPFYVDSFSILMVLIIGLVGGLITLYAIRYMRDYHAHAHEVADRQPAFFAVVFLFFTAMFGIVLTNHITGLFFFWEVTTFCSFWLISYSGTEEAIRNGYRALALNLIGGVCFAAAIVWMTYSPDLRTWELDALIANGGAVALIPAALIAVAGLTKAAQMPFHSWLLGAMVAPTPVSALLHSSTMVKAGVFVLVKLAPVYHGTVAGLLLALIGGVTFLATSLIAVNQRNAKLVLAYSTIANLGLIVMCAGVGTTVTLWAAILLILFHAVAKALLFLSVGSTEHLVGSRDIEDMEGLVYRSPVLAMTLMVGMLGMFLAPFGMLISKYTCFKAFLTVEVFPGGGILLLAILAFGSAPTLFFWTKWMGKLAAMPRRDQPSIGAIPGEEAFALLVLAAMTYVSCALFPVVDWAFIHPFTQDLAMAGLIPVGDDTTPWETVLMMTLMLGGLFLLPLVFWLRPPRFAPVSGYLSGANVDGSASYRGAMGAEREVAARGYYLTTLIDEQRLTRSGVLAAGALIIAMLAGTFA; this comes from the coding sequence ATGCTGCTGATCGCGTTCCTCATCGGCTTCCCGGCGCTCGCCGCGCTGGCGGTCGCCTTCGCGCCGACACCAAGCCTGCGCAGCCAGCTGGTGCGCTGGTCCGCCGTGGTGCTGGCAGCCGTCTCCGCCGCCCTGGCGGCCGTCTACTTCCGCTCCGAACCTCAGTTCTTCAGCCTGGGCGAGGGCGCGGGTCACCTGCTCGACCTGGCCTTCATGATCGGTGGTCTGGTCGTCGCGGCGGTGTTGCTCTTCTCCTGCCGGCGCGTCAAGGGCAAAGAGTGGGCGATCCCGGCGCTGATCGTCGTGCAGACGAGCCTAATGCTGGTCGCCGAGCTCGGCCCGGCGCATCCGGTGGTCGAGAATCCCTTCTACGTCGACAGCTTCTCGATCCTGATGGTCCTGATCATCGGGCTCGTCGGCGGGCTGATCACCCTCTACGCGATTCGCTACATGCGCGACTACCACGCGCATGCCCACGAGGTCGCCGATCGCCAGCCGGCCTTCTTCGCCGTGGTCTTCCTGTTCTTCACGGCGATGTTCGGCATCGTCCTGACCAATCACATCACCGGCCTGTTCTTCTTCTGGGAGGTCACGACCTTTTGCTCGTTCTGGCTGATCTCCTACTCGGGCACCGAGGAGGCGATCAGGAATGGCTACCGGGCGCTGGCCCTCAACCTGATCGGCGGGGTCTGTTTCGCCGCCGCTATCGTCTGGATGACCTACAGCCCGGATCTGCGCACCTGGGAGCTCGACGCCCTGATCGCCAACGGTGGCGCCGTCGCCCTGATCCCGGCCGCGCTGATCGCCGTCGCCGGCCTCACCAAGGCCGCCCAGATGCCGTTCCACAGTTGGCTGCTCGGCGCCATGGTGGCGCCCACGCCGGTCTCCGCGCTGCTGCACTCGAGCACCATGGTCAAGGCCGGCGTCTTCGTCCTCGTCAAGCTCGCCCCCGTCTACCACGGCACGGTCGCGGGGCTGCTGCTCGCGCTGATCGGCGGCGTGACCTTCCTCGCCACTTCGCTGATTGCCGTCAACCAGCGCAACGCGAAGCTGGTGCTGGCCTACTCGACGATCGCCAACCTCGGCCTGATCGTGATGTGCGCCGGCGTCGGCACGACGGTGACCCTGTGGGCGGCGATCCTGCTGATCCTCTTCCATGCCGTCGCCAAGGCGCTCCTGTTCTTGAGCGTCGGCTCGACCGAACACCTGGTCGGCAGCCGGGATATCGAGGACATGGAAGGCCTGGTCTACCGCAGCCCGGTTCTCGCGATGACGCTGATGGTCGGCATGCTCGGCATGTTCCTCGCGCCCTTCGGCATGCTGATCAGCAAGTACACCTGCTTCAAGGCCTTCCTGACCGTCGAAGTCTTCCCCGGCGGGGGCATCTTGCTGCTCGCGATCCTCGCCTTCGGCAGCGCCCCGACCCTGTTCTTCTGGACCAAGTGGATGGGCAAGCTGGCGGCGATGCCGCGGCGCGATCAGCCGAGCATCGGCGCCATCCCCGGCGAGGAGGCCTTCGCCCTGTTGGTGCTGGCGGCGATGACCTACGTCTCCTGCGCCCTCTTCCCGGTCGTCGACTGGGCCTTCATCCACCCCTTCACGCAAGACCTGGCGATGGCCGGGCTGATCCCGGTCGGGGACGACACGACGCCTTGGGAGACGGTCTTGATGATGACCCTGATGCTCGGTGGGCTGTTCCTGCTGCCGCTCGTCTTCTGGCTACGCCCTCCGCGATTCGCCCCCGTCAGCGGCTATCTGTCCGGGGCCAACGTCGACGGCAGTGCCTCCTATCGCGGCGCCATGGGCGCCGAACGCGAGGTCGCCGCCCGCGGCTACTACCTCACCACGCTGATCGACGAGCAGCGCCTCACCCGCTCGGGGGTGCTGGCCGCTGGAGCCCTGATAATCGCCATGTTGGCCGGTACCTTCGCATGA
- a CDS encoding 2-isopropylmalate synthase yields MSEQSQLIIFDTTLRDGEQSPGASMTREEKVRIARALERLRVDVIEAGFPAASPGDAAAVKAVAETVRDSTVCGLARALEKDIDCAGEALAGAAAPRIHTFLATSPIHMEKKLRMTPDQVVTQAVHAVRYARRYTDDIEFSPEDAGRSELDFLCRVIEAVIAAGARTVNIPDTVGYNVPEQFGGLIGALLERVPNADQAVFSVHCHNDLGLAVANSLAAVRAGARQVECTINGLGERAGNAALEEVVMTVRTRQDIFHCDTRIDTTQIVPCSRLVAGITGFPIQPNKAIVGANAFAHESGIHQDGVLKHRETYEIMRAEDVGWTKNRMVLGKLSGRNAFRSRLQELGVVFASEEELNGAFARFKEIADKKHEIFDEDLLALISEATVDAANEHVKLVSLRVCSETGETPVADVVLLVDGEERPGRADGGGPVDATFRAIETIVGSGTTLRLYSVNSITSGTDAQGEVTVRLERAGRIVNGQGADTDIVIASAKAYINACNRLLQPGQRANPQTGDV; encoded by the coding sequence ATGAGCGAACAGTCGCAACTGATCATCTTCGATACCACCCTGCGCGACGGCGAGCAAAGCCCCGGGGCCTCGATGACCCGCGAGGAGAAGGTCCGCATCGCACGGGCGCTGGAGCGCCTGCGGGTCGACGTCATCGAGGCCGGCTTCCCGGCCGCCAGCCCCGGCGACGCGGCGGCGGTTAAGGCCGTCGCCGAGACCGTCAGGGACAGCACCGTCTGCGGCCTGGCGCGAGCGCTGGAAAAGGACATCGACTGCGCCGGCGAGGCGCTGGCCGGCGCCGCGGCACCACGCATCCACACCTTCCTCGCGACCTCGCCGATCCACATGGAGAAGAAGCTCCGGATGACGCCGGATCAGGTCGTCACCCAGGCCGTGCACGCCGTGCGCTATGCGCGGCGCTACACCGACGACATCGAGTTCTCGCCCGAGGATGCTGGACGCTCGGAGCTCGATTTCCTCTGCCGGGTGATCGAGGCGGTCATCGCCGCCGGGGCGCGCACCGTGAACATCCCTGACACGGTCGGCTATAACGTCCCCGAGCAGTTCGGCGGGCTGATCGGCGCCCTGCTCGAGCGGGTGCCGAACGCCGACCAGGCGGTCTTCTCGGTCCACTGCCACAATGACCTCGGGCTCGCCGTGGCCAACTCGCTGGCCGCCGTGCGCGCTGGGGCGCGCCAAGTCGAATGCACGATCAACGGCCTCGGCGAGCGTGCCGGCAACGCCGCGCTGGAGGAGGTCGTCATGACGGTGCGCACGCGCCAGGACATCTTCCACTGCGACACCCGCATCGACACGACCCAGATCGTGCCCTGCTCGCGCCTGGTCGCCGGCATCACCGGCTTCCCGATCCAGCCGAACAAGGCCATCGTCGGGGCCAACGCCTTCGCCCACGAGTCCGGCATCCACCAGGACGGCGTGCTCAAGCACCGCGAGACCTACGAGATCATGCGCGCCGAGGACGTCGGCTGGACTAAGAACCGCATGGTGCTCGGCAAGCTCTCGGGACGCAACGCCTTCCGCAGCCGGCTCCAGGAGCTCGGGGTCGTCTTCGCCTCGGAGGAGGAGCTCAACGGCGCCTTCGCCCGCTTCAAAGAGATCGCCGACAAGAAGCACGAGATCTTCGACGAGGACCTCCTGGCGCTGATCAGCGAGGCGACCGTCGATGCCGCCAACGAGCACGTCAAGCTCGTCTCGCTACGGGTCTGCTCCGAGACCGGCGAGACGCCGGTGGCCGACGTGGTCCTGCTCGTCGACGGCGAAGAGCGCCCCGGGCGCGCCGACGGCGGCGGGCCGGTGGATGCGACCTTCCGCGCCATCGAGACCATCGTCGGGAGTGGCACGACGCTGCGGCTCTACTCGGTCAACAGCATCACCAGCGGCACCGACGCCCAGGGCGAGGTGACCGTCCGGCTCGAGCGCGCTGGGCGCATCGTCAACGGCCAGGGGGCCGATACGGACATCGTCATCGCCTCGGCCAAGGCCTACATCAACGCCTGCAACCGGCTCCTCCAGCCCGGGCAGCGCGCCAATCCTCAGACCGGCGACGTCTGA
- a CDS encoding HPP family protein, with protein MRGSTRGAPPRVSNAEMFWSWLGSFLGIGLVAWLNSAWLAQTDALLLIGSFGASAVLLYGAPRSPLAQPRNLIGGHMLSAFVGVSTWLLLGQVPWLAAALAVSTAIALMHLTRTLHPPGGATALIAVIGSEQVHALGYLFVLIPATLGPVLMLLVALLLNNLPSGRRYPEFWL; from the coding sequence ATGCGCGGATCCACCCGCGGCGCACCACCGCGGGTCAGCAACGCCGAGATGTTTTGGTCGTGGCTTGGCAGCTTCCTCGGTATCGGTCTGGTGGCTTGGCTGAACAGCGCCTGGCTGGCGCAGACCGATGCCTTGCTGCTGATCGGTTCATTCGGCGCCTCGGCGGTCTTGCTCTATGGCGCGCCCCGCAGCCCGTTGGCGCAGCCGCGCAACCTGATCGGCGGCCACATGCTCTCGGCGTTCGTCGGCGTGTCGACCTGGCTGCTGCTCGGCCAGGTCCCCTGGCTGGCGGCCGCGCTTGCGGTATCCACCGCGATCGCGCTGATGCACCTGACCCGCACCCTGCACCCGCCGGGCGGTGCCACGGCACTGATCGCCGTGATCGGCTCGGAGCAGGTGCACGCGCTCGGCTACCTGTTCGTGCTGATACCGGCTACGCTTGGACCGGTGCTGATGCTGTTGGTCGCTCTACTGCTGAATAACCTCCCGAGCGGCCGCCGTTACCCAGAGTTTTGGCTCTGA
- a CDS encoding uracil-DNA glycosylase → MDAERRFRYLAAMGVPLWQRRDLPPRPPAERPSAPPERPRSQPVAGAGPETPPPAPPATPPGGGRTGEIVTLDWDGLRRAVAGCRACTLCETRTQTVFGVGSPHADLMLIGEAPGADEDRAGEPFVGRAGQLLNRMLQAIGLEREQVFIANILKCRPPGNRDPRSEEAAYCEPFLLRQIALLSPKVILALGRVSAQGLLRTDASIGRLRGRWHRFADAGVPLYVTYHPAYLLRTPAQKAAAWQDLQAVRRRLSQPIAPAGRE, encoded by the coding sequence TTGGACGCCGAGCGCCGCTTCCGTTATCTGGCGGCGATGGGGGTGCCGCTCTGGCAGCGCCGCGACCTACCGCCAAGGCCGCCGGCCGAGCGCCCCAGCGCACCGCCGGAGCGACCAAGGTCGCAGCCGGTCGCCGGAGCGGGCCCCGAGACGCCGCCGCCGGCGCCACCGGCCACGCCGCCCGGCGGCGGGCGCACCGGCGAGATCGTGACACTCGACTGGGACGGGCTGCGCCGCGCCGTCGCCGGCTGCCGCGCCTGCACCCTCTGCGAGACCCGCACCCAAACCGTCTTCGGGGTCGGCAGCCCGCACGCCGACCTGATGCTGATCGGCGAGGCCCCCGGGGCCGACGAGGACCGGGCCGGCGAGCCCTTCGTCGGGCGGGCCGGTCAACTACTCAATCGGATGCTCCAGGCGATCGGCCTGGAGCGCGAACAGGTCTTCATCGCCAACATTCTGAAGTGCCGCCCGCCCGGCAATCGCGACCCGCGGTCCGAGGAGGCGGCCTACTGCGAGCCCTTTCTGCTGCGTCAGATCGCCCTGCTCTCGCCGAAGGTGATCCTCGCGCTCGGGCGCGTCTCAGCCCAGGGCCTGCTGCGCACCGACGCCTCGATCGGCCGGCTGCGCGGACGTTGGCACCGCTTCGCCGATGCGGGCGTGCCGCTCTACGTCACCTACCACCCGGCCTACCTGCTGCGCACACCGGCCCAGAAGGCCGCCGCCTGGCAGGACCTGCAGGCGGTGCGCCGTCGCTTGTCACAGCCGATCGCACCTGCCGGTCGAGAATGA
- a CDS encoding LysR family transcriptional regulator: MDIHQVKTFLAVAAQGSFLEAATRLHVTQSTVSARIQSLERQFGARLFVRNRAGANLTSAGERFLRHAKTLLLTYEQARHEVGLPSRFRASLTLGARIALWDTLLPRWIGRLRERLPDVSLNTEIGFEEDLMRRVIAGTMDVALMYSPQQAAGIEVDYLFDEILILVGPDPDRRQLDDSYVYVDWGPTFFAQHRKVYPGFERPAQSANIGWLGLQLILENGGTCFVPERVAASYLAGGCLERVTDSPSLRLPTYVVYPSEGAPAVVERALGELRALIDAEQTGSGAAA; this comes from the coding sequence ATGGACATCCACCAGGTCAAGACCTTCCTCGCGGTCGCCGCCCAGGGCAGCTTCCTCGAGGCGGCCACGCGGCTGCACGTCACCCAGTCGACCGTCAGTGCCCGCATCCAGAGCCTGGAGCGGCAGTTCGGAGCGCGGCTGTTCGTGCGCAACCGCGCCGGCGCCAACCTGACGAGCGCCGGCGAACGCTTCCTGCGTCATGCCAAGACGCTGCTGCTGACCTATGAGCAGGCGCGCCATGAGGTCGGCCTCCCGAGCCGCTTCCGCGCCAGCCTGACGCTGGGCGCGCGCATCGCCCTGTGGGACACTCTGCTGCCGCGCTGGATCGGACGCCTGCGCGAACGCCTGCCGGACGTGTCGCTGAACACCGAGATCGGCTTCGAGGAAGACCTGATGCGCCGGGTCATCGCCGGCACCATGGACGTGGCGCTGATGTACAGCCCGCAGCAGGCCGCGGGCATCGAGGTGGATTACCTGTTCGACGAGATCCTGATCCTGGTCGGCCCCGACCCGGACCGGCGCCAACTCGACGACAGCTATGTCTACGTCGACTGGGGGCCGACCTTCTTCGCCCAGCACCGCAAGGTCTATCCCGGGTTCGAGCGCCCGGCACAGTCCGCCAACATCGGTTGGCTCGGCCTGCAGTTGATCCTGGAAAATGGCGGCACCTGCTTCGTGCCGGAACGAGTCGCGGCCTCCTATCTGGCCGGTGGCTGTCTGGAGCGGGTCACCGACAGCCCCAGCCTGCGGTTGCCGACCTACGTGGTCTATCCGTCGGAGGGGGCGCCGGCCGTGGTCGAGCGCGCGCTCGGGGAACTGCGCGCACTCATCGACGCCGAGCAGACCGGCAGTGGCGCGGCAGCCTAA
- a CDS encoding CBS domain-containing protein has protein sequence MSAQETELTDEDVLDAMRRIPGYLDISTEDFRAIYRLAQAHASERLFRQLRAGALMRTQVAPLRPDMPAGEAARALVAQSCKGLPVVDDAGQVVGILTETDLLRCLGVGSYLELLFDAVEHIPVVEEHCGERSVTEVMTAPAITVRAQDGFTAMMRAFRRHPGRTMPVVDADGHFLGMLLRKDFLHACHIEDEA, from the coding sequence ATGTCCGCCCAAGAGACGGAGCTGACTGACGAGGATGTGCTCGATGCGATGCGCCGCATCCCGGGCTATCTCGACATCAGCACCGAGGACTTCCGGGCCATCTACCGGCTGGCCCAGGCACACGCCAGCGAGCGCCTGTTCCGTCAGTTGCGTGCCGGCGCCTTGATGCGCACCCAGGTGGCGCCGTTGCGCCCGGACATGCCCGCCGGCGAGGCTGCCCGCGCGCTGGTCGCCCAGTCCTGCAAGGGCCTGCCAGTGGTCGACGACGCGGGGCAGGTCGTCGGCATCCTCACCGAGACCGACCTGCTGCGTTGCCTCGGGGTGGGGTCCTATCTGGAGCTGCTCTTCGACGCCGTCGAGCACATCCCAGTCGTCGAGGAACACTGCGGCGAGCGTTCCGTGACCGAGGTCATGACAGCGCCCGCGATCACGGTAAGAGCGCAGGACGGCTTCACGGCCATGATGCGCGCCTTCCGTCGCCATCCGGGTCGCACCATGCCGGTCGTGGACGCCGACGGGCACTTCCTGGGCATGCTGTTGCGCAAGGATTTCCTGCATGCCTGTCACATCGAGGACGAGGCATGA